A single genomic interval of Musa acuminata AAA Group cultivar baxijiao chromosome BXJ3-4, Cavendish_Baxijiao_AAA, whole genome shotgun sequence harbors:
- the LOC135635645 gene encoding uncharacterized protein LOC135635645 has protein sequence MGDPRRSWREDSRHGDDAWGRPRNIPWTQPDPPPQPWGGWGCPPHSVPLWEKIYLSDVCGMPWERISMIRRCMSVSRHEGVFRWDDSAALEAFQNSKTRLWAEYHGRPCDIPLPDPDMFIDEVDHDAVIDPELIADLEMKPADSADLVDGRINKLPSATDNSGGRLPTANWDVYLAQEVRPTGWGDVPEPNSWNQQGKGVVGNSWNCVGRGWDQHATQDDQWRGRGRDNYVGYNDRMSIPWETWEITNRNFEPGRRNGRTRDEGGHWGPRHTRPKYQTNAYQANDDRRRNYKGKNRMTNRCYKETPA, from the coding sequence ATGGGCGACCCGAGGCGATCTTGGAGAGAGGATTCGCGTCATGGAGACGATGCCTGGGGTCGACCGCGCAACATCCCATGGACGCAGCCGGATCCGCCCCCACAGCCTTGGGGCGGATGGGGCTGCCCTCCACACTCCGTCCCCCTGTGGGAGAAGATATACCTCAGCGACGTCTGTGGCATGCCATGGGAGAGGATCTCCATGATCCGGAGATGCATGTCCGTTAGTCGCCACGAGGGCGTCTTCCGATGGGACGATTCGGCGGCCTTGGAGGCTTTCCAGAACTCGAAGACCAGGCTCTGGGCGGAGTACCACGGCCGCCCCTGTGACATCCCCTTGCCTGATCCGGATATGTTTATCGACGAGGTCGACCACGACGCCGTGATCGACCCCGAACTGATCGCGGACTTGGAGATGAAGCCGGCGGATTCCGCTGATTTAGTCGACGGCCGCATCAATAAGCTTCCTTCGGCAACGGATAACAGCGGTGGTCGTCTTCCGACTGCGAACTGGGATGTTTATCTTGCACAGGAGGTGCGGCCCACGGGATGGGGTGACGTGCCGGAACCTAATTCCTGGAACCAGCAGGGAAAGGGTGTAGTTGGCAACTCATGGAATTGCGTTGGTCGGGGTTGGGATCAGCATGCTACTCAGGATGATCAGTGGAGGGGTCGTGGAAGGGATAATTATGTGGGTTATAATGATAGGATGAGTATCCCGTGGGAAACCTGGGAGATCACGAATAGGAATTTTGAACcaggtagaagaaatggaagGACAAGGGACGAAGGAGGTCACTGGGGACCGAGACATACAAGACCGAAGTATCAAACCAATGCTTACCAAGCAAATGACGACCGTCGGAGAAACTATAAAGGAAAAAATCGAATGACAAATCGTTGCTACAAGGAGACCCCTGCTTGA
- the LOC103981503 gene encoding uncharacterized protein LOC103981503 isoform X2, with protein sequence MGDPSLPPPPNARFLFGSSALDDSYRPLPSLYLAFLAIWAISAFAWTINTWRNRFPQTSNLQWMLASIPLTKTLQLALSSSFWYSCINLQICSLWMSFGVYVTGILFQTASFVSFMLISHGYCIIYERLSVRERRMTAALSCILYLTLVGYRAAVPYFTVFLLLNYSLSFYIIFRHTSQNLSVLHEQLSFIENEDTHAMHNALRTKYTMLKKFQGAMQFVAVVEAMIYLNVDETLDNYWFRLLVREWAQFCIFLYIGWTFRTQEVSLHFSVMPALKSKMEMIVPPVYSIEMDGADFNDLVSQECHVGV encoded by the exons ATGGGGGATCCCTCGCTTCCTCCTCCGCCCAATGCGCGCTTCTTGTTCGGGTCATCGGCCTTGGACGACTCGTACCGGCCGCTCCCTTCGCTCTACCTCGCGTTCCTGGCGATCTGGGCCATCTCCGCCTTCGCCTGGACCATTAACACCTGGAGGAACCGTTTTCCCCAG ACGAGCAATCTGCAGTGGATGTTGGCTTCAATTCCGCTTACTAAGACTTTGCAACTGGCGCTTTCATCTTCATTCTG GTATTCTTGCATAAATCTTCAGATATGCTCACTGTGGATGTCCTTTGGGGTGTATGTAACTGGAATACTCTTTCAAACTGCCTCATTTGTGTCATTTATGCTCATATCTCATGGTTACTGCATCATCTATGAGCGTCTTTCAGTACGTGAACGACGTATGACAGCTGCATTGAGCTGCATACTCTACCTGACCCTTGTTGGTTATAGAGCTGCTGTGCCTTATTTCACG GTATTCCTTCTGCTGAACTACTCGTTGTCATTCTACATAATCTTCCGCCATACCTCTCAAAATCTGTCAGTTCTGCACGAACAGTTGAGCTTTATAGAGAATGAAGATACTCATGCAATGCACAATGCATTGCGTACAAAGTACACAATGTTGAA GAAATTTCAAGGTGCAATGCAATTTGTAGCTGTGGTAGAAGCTATG ATCTATTTGAATGTTGATGAGACACTGGATAATTATTGGTTTCGTTTGTTGGTACGGGAATGGGCACAATTTTGCATCTTCCTGTACATTGG GTGGACTTTTAGAACACAGGAAGTTTCACTACATTTCTCTGTGATGCCTGCCTTGAAGTCCAAAATGGAGATGATAGTGCCTCCTGTATATAGCATA GAAATGGATGGTGCTGACTTTAATGATTTGGTTTCTCAAGAATGCCATGTTGGTGTG TAA
- the LOC135635644 gene encoding vegetative cell wall protein gp1-like, with protein sequence MNRSSNQNPHPKLKTQPRALFSCGIFGNCTQSVLSPTTPPPSSTTFLASASPPPAATTPPPSASTPPPPPQQSVASDPPRPAQPGRPPPSSSSSSSSSSSTSQSFTQWRFPLHHHDQQQLPPDTERPPPALDTCAAASFNLAEVFHAAELQFATGVSLPALRLLERSLAPGTAPSPVPCPPKVMAGVVAALRVPASARPAAKVLLALLLADHNRRTAVETGAASAAIEAVVASGPAGATAERALAALELLCRVAEGAAEVRAHSATSAALAGAVEGMAGRGRECAIGVMAAIYGGPAAGSAPPEVGRAVVVAMQGECSSRGRRKGAQLLRAMQECGRLELPTDGC encoded by the coding sequence ATGAACCGGAGCAGCAACCAGAATCCCCATCCTAAGCTAAAGACCCAGCCGCGGGCTCTCTTCTCCTGCGGCATCTTCGGCAACTGCACACAGTCCGTTCTCAGCCCCACCACCCCTCCCCCTTCCTCCACCACCTTCCTAGCCTCCGCGTCGCCGCCACCTGCGGCTACTACTCCTCCGCCCTCAGCCTCGACGCCGCCGCCCCCTCCTCAGCAGTCCGTCGCCTCCGACCCGCCGCGGCCGGCCCAACCCGGACgccctcctccttcctcctcgtcctcgtcgtcctcctcctcgtctacTTCCCAGAGCTTCACCCAGTGGAGATTCCCCTTGCACCACCACGATCAGCAGCAACTACCGCCTGACACGGAGCGTCCACCGCCGGCCCTCGACACGTGTGCCGCTGCCTCCTTCAACCTCGCTGAGGTATTTCATGCCGCCGAGCTCCAGTTCGCCACCGGCGTCAGCCTCCCGGCCCTGCGTCTGCTAGAGAGATCCCTCGCCCCGGGCACCGCTCCCTCGCCGGTACCCTGCCCTCCGAAGGTGATGGCCGGAGTGGTTGCCGCCCTGCGGGTCCCGGCATCGGCCCGACCGGCGGCCAAGGTGCTCCTCGCGCTGCTACTCGCGGACCACAACCGGCGGACCGCGGTGGAGACCGGAGCCGCGTCGGCTGCGATTGAGGCGGTAGTGGCGTCGGGGCCAGCGGGGGCGACGGCGGAGCGGGCGCTAGCTGCGCTGGAGCTGCTGTGCAGGGTCGCGGAGGGGGCGGCCGAGGTACGGGCGCACTCTGCGACATCGGCGGCGCTGGCGGGGGCGGTGGAGGGGATGGCGGGCAGGGGGAGGGAGTGCGCCATCGGGGTGATGGCGGCGATCTACGGAGGGCCAGCCGCGGGGTCAGCACCGCCGGAGGTGGGGAGGGCGGTGGTGGTTGCGATGCAGGGGGAGTGCAGCTCGCGGGGAAGGCGGAAGGGGGCACAGCTGCTGCGGGCGATGCAGGAGTGCGGGCGGCTGGAACTCCCCACCGACGGGTGCTGA
- the LOC103981503 gene encoding uncharacterized protein LOC103981503 isoform X1 — protein MGDPSLPPPPNARFLFGSSALDDSYRPLPSLYLAFLAIWAISAFAWTINTWRNRFPQTSNLQWMLASIPLTKTLQLALSSSFWYSCINLQICSLWMSFGVYVTGILFQTASFVSFMLISHGYCIIYERLSVRERRMTAALSCILYLTLVGYRAAVPYFTVFLLLNYSLSFYIIFRHTSQNLSVLHEQLSFIENEDTHAMHNALRTKYTMLKKFQGAMQFVAVVEAMIYLNVDETLDNYWFRLLVREWAQFCIFLYIGWTFRTQEVSLHFSVMPALKSKMEMIVPPVYSIEMDGADFNDLVSQECHVGVQTSFPSSTNEHFFKPVLIIVQNPRSASRHSTEALTRSTSKSARSTSKCGLVEDRV, from the exons ATGGGGGATCCCTCGCTTCCTCCTCCGCCCAATGCGCGCTTCTTGTTCGGGTCATCGGCCTTGGACGACTCGTACCGGCCGCTCCCTTCGCTCTACCTCGCGTTCCTGGCGATCTGGGCCATCTCCGCCTTCGCCTGGACCATTAACACCTGGAGGAACCGTTTTCCCCAG ACGAGCAATCTGCAGTGGATGTTGGCTTCAATTCCGCTTACTAAGACTTTGCAACTGGCGCTTTCATCTTCATTCTG GTATTCTTGCATAAATCTTCAGATATGCTCACTGTGGATGTCCTTTGGGGTGTATGTAACTGGAATACTCTTTCAAACTGCCTCATTTGTGTCATTTATGCTCATATCTCATGGTTACTGCATCATCTATGAGCGTCTTTCAGTACGTGAACGACGTATGACAGCTGCATTGAGCTGCATACTCTACCTGACCCTTGTTGGTTATAGAGCTGCTGTGCCTTATTTCACG GTATTCCTTCTGCTGAACTACTCGTTGTCATTCTACATAATCTTCCGCCATACCTCTCAAAATCTGTCAGTTCTGCACGAACAGTTGAGCTTTATAGAGAATGAAGATACTCATGCAATGCACAATGCATTGCGTACAAAGTACACAATGTTGAA GAAATTTCAAGGTGCAATGCAATTTGTAGCTGTGGTAGAAGCTATG ATCTATTTGAATGTTGATGAGACACTGGATAATTATTGGTTTCGTTTGTTGGTACGGGAATGGGCACAATTTTGCATCTTCCTGTACATTGG GTGGACTTTTAGAACACAGGAAGTTTCACTACATTTCTCTGTGATGCCTGCCTTGAAGTCCAAAATGGAGATGATAGTGCCTCCTGTATATAGCATA GAAATGGATGGTGCTGACTTTAATGATTTGGTTTCTCAAGAATGCCATGTTGGTGTG CAAACTTCTTTTCCTAGTTCGACCAATGAACATTTCTTCAAGCCAGTACTGATTATAGTTCAAAACCCACGATCAGCAAGCAGGCATTCCACAGAAGCACTTACAAGATCAACCTCCAAAAGTGCTAGATCAACAAGCAAGTGTGGGCTTGTCGAGGATCGAGTTTAA